The Magnolia sinica isolate HGM2019 chromosome 9, MsV1, whole genome shotgun sequence genome contains a region encoding:
- the LOC131255845 gene encoding WEB family protein At5g55860: MGLKARENATDSLKVEVGEIDTRAPFESVKAAVSLFGEGAFSAEKSTVKRSKALPTERVLAKETQLHLAEKELHKLKEHLKNAETTKTQALVELEKAKRTVEDLTHKLRVVNESKESAIKATESAKNQTKQLENVNTGASTVNSGSWKQELDSAREQYAATITELDAAKQELWKIRQDFEASMNARAAAFQQEENAKHATEANKERIGEFSKEIAAAQESLVHVKLASVQAQEEHAKILSEKDAERQSARRAIEETQMKLESLKKEFDPEMGRNLDKKLAETAAEIEALQKEIENAKNSDLDAVKAITSDLDDAKETLQKLADEESSLKNMLESLKQELESVKKEHLELKEKEAEEENVAGNLHVRLQKSKMELEMAIAAEAKAQAAYDELISTLQQLSSESENAKRETESMKKTAEELKREAVMTRVALEEAEKNLRVALKEVEEAKAAETNALDQIKILSEKTNAARQSTSESGSQITISTEEHESLSRKVEESNTLAEMKVDAAIAQVEAVKASENESLKRLEAAQKEIEEMEAATAEAMKRAEMAEAAKRAVEGELRRWREREQKRAAEAASRILSETTDMSTTASSATSIKPNMQEKTGLVQAMIVKPNVQEKTGRSGNHKVEKARNHKAEKGAVVKKSLLPNLSGLFNRKKNQVEGGSPSYLPGEKRV, from the exons ATGGGCCTAAAAGCTCGCGAAAATGCTACTGATTCTCTGAAAGTAGAGGTCGGAGAGATAGACACTAGAGCCCCATTTGAATCTGTCAAAGCTGCTGTCAGCTTATTTGGTGAAGGAGCCTTCTCAGCTGAGAAATCTACTGTGAAGAGATCAAAGGCTCTCCCTACAGAG AGAGTATTGGCGAAAGAGACACAGCTTCACTTGGCTGAGAAAGAGCTGCACAAGTTGAAGGAACATCTGAAGAATGCCGAGACTACAAAGACCCAAGCACTAGTGGAGCTCGAAAAGGCTAAAAGAACAGTTGAAGATCTCACCCACAAGCTTAGAGTTGTAAACGAGTCGAAGGAATCAGCAATCAAAGCGACAGAATCTGCCAAGAATCAGACCAAGCAGCTTGAAAACGTGAACACAGGTGCTTCCACCGTAAACAGTGGTTCATGGAAACAGGAACTGGACAGTGCAAGAGAACAATATGCAGCTACCATTACTGAGCTAGATGCAGCCAAACAGGAACTCTGGAAGATCCGTCAGGATTTTGAGGCATCCATGAATGCGCGGGCCGCTGCCTTCCAGCAAGAAGAAAATGCCAAGCATGCGACAGAAGCTAATAAGGAGAGGATAGGCGAGTTCTCGAAAGAGATTGCAGCTGCGCAGGAGTCGCTGGTGCATGTGAAGCTGGCCTCTGTGCAAGCCCAAGAAGAGCATGCAAAGATCCTTTCAGAAAAGGATGCTGAGCGGCAGAGCGCAAGACGTGCAATAGAAGAAACCCAGATGAAATTGGAGTCTTTGAAGAAAGAATTTGATCCTGAAATGGGCAGGAACCTTGACAAGAAGCTGGCTGAAACGGCTGCTGAGATTGAAGCCTTGCAGAAAGAGATTGAGAATGCCAAAAATTCTGATCTTGATGCAGTGAAAGCGATAACGTCTGATCTTGATGATGCGAAAGAGACACTGCAGAAACTCGCAGACGAGGAGAGCTCTCTTAAGAATATGTTAGAGTCCCTCAAGCAGGAGCTTGAGAGTGTAAAGAAAGAGCATTTGGAGCTGAAAGAGAAGGAAGCGGAAGAAGAAAATGTAGCTGGGAATCTGCACGTCAGGCTCCAGAAAAGCAAGATGGAGCTCGAGATGGCCATTGCTGCAGAGGCGAAAGCACAGGCCGCGTATGATGAACTGATCTCGACCCTCCAGCAGCTATCGTCTGAGTCTGAGAATGCGAAAAGGGAAACGGAATCAATGAAGAAGACGGCAGAAGAGCTGAAGAGGGAAGCTGTAATGACCAGGGTAGCCTTAGAAGAAGCAGAGAAGAATCTACGCGTTGCGCTGAAAGAGGTGGAAGAAGCAAAGGCTGCAGAAACGAATGCGCTGGATCAGATCAAGATCTTGTCAGAGAAAACAAACGCGGCCCGACAATCAACATCAGAGTCAGGTTCCCAGATCACGATCTCAACGGAGGAGCACGAGTCCCTGAGTCGGAAGGTTGAGGAGTCCAACACATTGGCAGAAATGAAGGTGGATGCTGCAATTGCTCAGGTGGAAGCCGTGAAGGCCAGCGAGAATGAATCGTTGAAGAGGTTGGAGGCAGCCCAGAAGGAGATCGAAGAGATGGAGGCGGCCACGGCAGAGGCAATGAAGCGGGCTGAGATGGCTGAAGCCGCGAAGAGGGCGGTGGAGGGAGAGCTCCGAAGGTGGCGGGAGCGGGAGCAAAAGAGGGCGGCTGAAGCGGCTTCCCGGATACTGTCTGAGACAACAGATATGTCTACAACGGCATCGTCGGCTACGAGTATCAAGCCAAACATGCAAGAGAAGACTGGCCTGGTACAGGCTATGATTGTGAAGCCAAATGTGCAAGAGAAGACAGGCAGGAGCGGGAACCATAAGGTGGAGAAAGCAAGGAACCATAAGGCGGAGAAAGGTGCAGTGGTGAAAAAATCACTTTTACCCAACCTCAGTGGCCTCTTTAATCGAAAGAAGAACCAGGTCGAGGGCGGGTCGCCATCTTATCTCCCAGGTGAGAAGCGGGTGTGA